The following proteins are encoded in a genomic region of Odontesthes bonariensis isolate fOdoBon6 chromosome 19, fOdoBon6.hap1, whole genome shotgun sequence:
- the LOC142368825 gene encoding E3 ubiquitin-protein ligase RNF19B-like, with protein MSTQGQDEKRYDPNDTTLKFVNRPDDLDPLPSEEGDRCLRAEMSCGHAVTPESLTGWCRSLLDQGRYKFKCPALKEGTVQQCGAVWSYAEVRRLAVLTAEEMHDFEQKIARLAATEYCDFKTCPGCKSHVEREDLTNLCVQCTVCTADKKKLYQFCWQCLKPWKGTAPRSDRCDNDGCVNQDLELLRTCKTSALTQVQGVSDCPSIRACPTCSYKVEHDKTGCKNIICPRCQVEFCFVCLKLTPECLRTSSYFIPCSDGVAPRQTSIPIWHRR; from the exons ATGAGCACACAGGGTCAGGACGAGAAAAGATATGACCCAAATGACACCACGTTGAAGTTCGTCAACAGACCCGATGATCTGGATCCGCTGC CGTCCGAGGAAGGAGACAGGTGCCTCCGGGCAGAGATGTCCTGCGGCCATGCTGTCACCCCGGAGTCTCTGACTGGGTGGTGTCGTAGCCTGCTGGATCAG GGCCGATACAAATTCAAGTGCCCCGCTTTAAAGGAAGGCACCGTGCAACAGTGTGGAGCTGTGTGGTCTTATGCAGAGGTGCGTCGGCTGGCGGTGCTGACAGCTGAAGAAATGCACGACTTTGAACAGAAAATCGCCCGCCTGGCTGCCACTGAGTACTGCGACTTTAAAACC TGTCCTGGTTGCAAATCTCACGTTGAAAGAGAGGACCTGACTAACCTCTGTGTTCAGTGCACGGTGTGCACGGCAGACAAGAAGAAACTGTACCAGTTCTGCTGGCAGTGTTTGAAGCCGTGGAAAGGTACGGCTCCACGCTCTGATCGCTGCGACAACGATGGCTGCGTCAACCAAGACCTTGAACTCCTCAGGACCTGCAAGACCAGCGCCCTCACTCAGGTGCAGGGGGTCTCCGACTGTCCCTCTATCCGGGCCTGTCCCACCTGCAGTTACAAGGTGGAGCACGACAAGACGGGCTGCAAGAACATCATCTGTCCTCGCTGCCAGGTGGAGTTCTGCTTCGTGTGCCTGAAGCTCACTCCTGAGTGCCTGAGGACGAGCTCCTACTTCATCCCCTGCAGCGATGGTGTGGCTCCCAGACAAACCTCCATACCCATATGGCACAGAAGATAA